From a single Larimichthys crocea isolate SSNF chromosome XIII, L_crocea_2.0, whole genome shotgun sequence genomic region:
- the LOC104934237 gene encoding ATPase family AAA domain-containing protein 2-like isoform X4, with product MFDGIGTNTARSVLKKMDNMKKRRWLSNNKEGKIYSKAQRRTPVPSQSDSENDSGGVDDEDSRQEVATDEDSNCSTDQNFDAKLSRASVLYQGPSSEFLRGTFRISASGPNTTRRGAFRPTKGVWSNQSDEDDSDHEEQNVSDSSRRLGLRTDDRLGTRRDKMNAGAGLADIDPMAIDQSVGFDSIGGLSGHISALKEMVVFPLLYPEVFDNFKIQPPRGCLFYGPPGTGKTLVARALANECSHGNRKVAFFMRKGADCLSKWVGESERQLRLLFEQVTQTHLKTHLLPPAGRHSQSSFICVVACRPQAYQMRPSIIFFDEIDGLAPVRSSRQDQIHSSIVSTLLALMDGLDSRGEVVVIGATNRLDSIDPALRRPGRFDREFLFGLPDRESRKEILKIHTRQWKPPPSEDFLDELAEKCVGYCGADIRAVCTEAALCALRRRYPQIYGTSQKLLLDVSSITVSSCDFVAAMRKMSPASHRLAASPAKPLSPVVHPLLGAALRDILDALQRLFPHAEQGMKRKREPDLTSGVLDDGLMSGGDEISSISAPSTTKSRNFLHFARSAVKHPTSYRPRMLLAGRPGAGQTSHLAPAVLHTLERFTVHSLDSAVLFGVSCTSPEETCAQVFCEAKRTSPSILYIPHIQQWWETAGASLRASFFSLLSSIPSFSPILLLATCSVSHQHLDPEIQSLFREEYGEVYTISVPTQLERTNFFEDLILNQAVEAPSSKKQPLNQALEILPVAPPPPPRQLSEQERLCLEEQEEDVLRELRLFLRNVTEHLSLDRRFKAFTKPVDIEEVPDYLLVIKKPMDLSTLLTNIDEQKYVTVGEFMSDADLIWQNALEYNPDSDPMDRHIRHRAYALKDMMRAIIRDELDEDFERHCREIKASRITRASSCETNSEEADGVCSSTLSRNSPGPRPRKKKRYKRKSKWSTGIIKKPKRKKLPFPPSSSSSSSSSLFSSSSVSSRGNSGSGPVENGGIDMRAVSGSVCPSSSAMPESSDGEAAAVNGHHHDLNGITVVQNGVHMNGYHRSLDLQPGDSIAKGGLNLRDRARASKTPPNLKMMANGVRLSNTGLYAPVRGRRCALLY from the exons ATGTTCGACGGCATCGGCACAAA cacgGCGAGGTCGGTCCTGAAGAAGATGGACaacatgaagaagaggaggtggctCAGCAACAACAAGGAAGGA AAGATCTACTCTAAAGCTCAGAGGAGAACGCCGGTGCCGTCACAGAGCGACAGTGAGAACGACAGCG GTGGAGTCGATGACGAGGACAGCAGGCAGGAAGTGGCCACAGACGAAGACAGCAACTGCAGCACCGACCAGAACTTTGATGCCAAGCTGAGCCGAGCCTCGGTGCTGTACCAGGGACCGAGCAGCG AGTTCCTGAGAGGAACCTTTAGGATCAGCGCCTCAGGACCAAACACGACCCGCAGAGGAGCTTTCAG ACCGACTAAAGGTGTGTGGTCCAATCAGTCGGATGAAGACGACTCTGATCACGAAGAACAGAACGTCTCCGACAG CTCTCGTCGATTGGGCCTGCGTACAGACGACCGTCTGGGGACTCGCAGGGACAAGATGAACGCCGGAGCCGGCCTGGCTGACATCGATCCCATGGCCATCGACCAATCG GTCGGGTTCGATAGCATCGGCGGTCTGTCGGGTCACATCTCAGCTCTGAAGGAGATGGTCGTCTTCCCGCTTCTTTACCCGGAGGTCTTTGACAACTTCAAGATCCAGCCTCCGAG aggtTGTCTGTTTTACGGACCTCCCGGGACGGGTAAAACACTGGTTGCCCGGGCGCTGGCCAACGAGTGCAGCCACGGCAACAGGAAGGTGGCCTTCTTCATGAGGAAGGGAGCCGACTGCCTCAGCAAATGGGTGGGCGAGTCGGAGCGCCAGCTTCGGTTGCTGTTTGAAcaggtgacacaaacacacctgaaaacacacctgctgccccctgctggccgaCACTCACAGTCGAGTTTTATTTGTGTCGTTGCGTGTCGTCCTCAGGCGTATCAGATGCGTCCCTCCATCATCTTCTTCGATGAGATCGACGGTCTGGCTCCAGTCCGATCCAGCAGGCAGGATCAGATACACAG CTCCATCGTGTCGACGCTCCTCGCTCTGATGGACGGGTTGGACAGCCGAGGTGAGGTCGTGGTGATCGGAGCCACAAACCGGCTGGACTCCATCGACCCGGCGCTGCGGCGGCCCGGACGCTTCGACAGGGAGTTCCTCTTCGGGCTGCCGGACAGAGAG TCTCGTAAAGAGATTCTGAAAATCCACACCCGGCAGTGGAAACCTCCTCCGTCTGAAGATTTCCTGGATGAACTGGCTGAGAAATGTGTCG gttaCTGTGGCGCTGACATCCGGGCGGTGTGCACCGAGGCGGCGCTGTGCGCTCTGCGCCGCCGCTACCCGCAGATCTATGGCACCTCCCAGAAGCTCCTGCTGGACGTCTCCTCCATCACCGTCAGCAGCTGCGACTTTGTGGCGGCCATGAGGAAGATGTCGCCGGCCTCCCACCGCCTCGCCGCCTCGCCCGCCAAACCCTTGTCGCCCGTGGTTCACCCGCTGCTGGGAGCCGCCCTGCGCGACATCCTGGACGCCCTGCAGAGGCTGTTCCCCCACGCAGAGCAGGgcatgaagaggaagagggagccGG aTCTGACCTCTGGTGTCCTCGACGACGGCCTGATGTCTGGTGGAGATGAGATCTCCAGCATCTCAGCACCCTCCACCACCAAGAGCAGAAACTTCCTGCACTTTGCCAG GAGTGCAGTCAAACACCCGACGTCCTACCGTCCCAGGATGCTCCTGGCGGGTCGCCCTGGCGCCGGTCAGACCTCACACCTGGCTCCTGCGGTGCTGCACACTTTGGAGCGCTTCACCGTCCACAGCCTGGACTCCGCCGTGCTGTTTGGAGTCAGCTGCACCTCCCCGGAGGAAACCTGCGCCCAG GTGTTCTGTGAGGCGAAGCGTACGTCTCCCAGCATCCTCTACATCCCACACATCCAGCAGTGGTGGGAGACTGCCGGGGCCTCGCTGAgggcctccttcttcagcctGCTGAGCAGCATCCCCTCCTTCTcgcccatcctcctcctcgccaCCTGCAGCGTCTCCCATCAACATCTGGACCCGGAG ATCCAGTCTCTGTTTCGGGAGGAGTACGGAGAGGTTTACACCATCAGCGTTCCCACCCAGCTGGAGAGGACCAACTTCTTCGAGGACCTCATTCTGAACCAGGCCGTTGAGGCTCCGTCCTCCAAGAAACAACCAT tGAATCAGGCCCTGGAGATCCTCCCCGTGGCTCCCCCTCCTCCGCCTCGCCAGCTGTCGGAGCAGGAGCGCCTCTgcctggaggagcaggaggaggacgtGCTGCGAGAGCTCCGCCTGTTCCTGCGCAATGTCACAGAGCACCTGAGTCTGGACCGCCGCTTCAAGGCTTTCACCAAACCGGTCGACATCGAGGAG GTCCCGGACTACCTGCTGGTGATCAAGAAGCCCATGGACCTCTCCACGCTGCTGACCAACATTGACGAGCAGAAGTACGTCACCGTCGGAGAGTTCATGTCAGACGCCGACCTCATCTGGCAGAACGCCCTCGAGTACAACCCCGACAGCGACCCCATGG ACCGCCACATCCGTCACCGTGCGTACGCCCTGAAGGACATGATGCGCGCCATCATCAGAGACGAGCTGGACGAGGACTTCGAGAGACACTGCAGGGAGATCAAAGCGTCTCGCATCACGCGAG cttCTTCCTGCGAGACCAACTCGGAGGAGGCCGACGGCGTCTGCAGCTCGACGCTCAGCAGAAACAGTCCCGGACCTCGAC CTCGTAAGAAGAAACGTTACAAACGAAAGTCCAAGTGGAGCACCGGCATCATCAAGAAACCCAAGAGAAAGAAGTTGCcgttccctccctcctcctcctcctcctcctcctcctccttgttctcCTCGTCCTCTGTGTCCAGCCGAGGCAACTCTGGGTCAGGACCGGTGGAAAACGGAGGCATCGACATGCGAGCGGTGAGCGGCTCCGTGTGCCCGAGCTCATCCGCCATGCCGGAGAGCAGCGACGGCGAAGCAGCCGCTGTGAACGGGCATCATCACGACTTGAACGGCATCACAGTTGTACAAAATGGAGTCCACATGAACGGGTACCACCGCTCACTCGACCTCCAGCCCGGCGACAGCATCGCCAAAGGGGGGCTGAACCTAAGGGACCGAGCCCGGGCCTCAAAGACCCCGCCGAACCTGAAGATGATGGCGAACGGGGTCCGCCTGAGCAATACAGGTCTGTATGCTCCTGTACGGGGACGCCGCTGTGCTTTGCTCTACTAA
- the LOC104934237 gene encoding ATPase family AAA domain-containing protein 2-like isoform X1: MFDGIGTNTARSVLKKMDNMKKRRWLSNNKEGKIYSKAQRRTPVPSQSDSGVDDEDSRQEVATDEDSNCSTDQNFDAKLSRASVLYQGPSSEFLRGTFRISASGPNTTRRGAFRPTKGVWSNQSDEDDSDHEEQNVSDSSRRLGLRTDDRLGTRRDKMNAGAGLADIDPMAIDQSVGFDSIGGLSGHISALKEMVVFPLLYPEVFDNFKIQPPRGCLFYGPPGTGKTLVARALANECSHGNRKVAFFMRKGADCLSKWVGESERQLRLLFEQVTQTHLKTHLLPPAGRHSQSSFICVVACRPQAYQMRPSIIFFDEIDGLAPVRSSRQDQIHSSIVSTLLALMDGLDSRGEVVVIGATNRLDSIDPALRRPGRFDREFLFGLPDRESRKEILKIHTRQWKPPPSEDFLDELAEKCVGYCGADIRAVCTEAALCALRRRYPQIYGTSQKLLLDVSSITVSSCDFVAAMRKMSPASHRLAASPAKPLSPVVHPLLGAALRDILDALQRLFPHAEQGMKRKREPDLTSGVLDDGLMSGGDEISSISAPSTTKSRNFLHFARSAVKHPTSYRPRMLLAGRPGAGQTSHLAPAVLHTLERFTVHSLDSAVLFGVSCTSPEETCAQVFCEAKRTSPSILYIPHIQQWWETAGASLRASFFSLLSSIPSFSPILLLATCSVSHQHLDPEIQSLFREEYGEVYTISVPTQLERTNFFEDLILNQAVEAPSSKKQPLNQALEILPVAPPPPPRQLSEQERLCLEEQEEDVLRELRLFLRNVTEHLSLDRRFKAFTKPVDIEEVPDYLLVIKKPMDLSTLLTNIDEQKYVTVGEFMSDADLIWQNALEYNPDSDPMDRHIRHRAYALKDMMRAIIRDELDEDFERHCREIKASRITRASSCETNSEEADGVCSSTLSRNSPGPRPRKKKRYKRKSKWSTGIIKKPKRKKLPFPPSSSSSSSSSLFSSSSVSSRGNSGSGPVENGGIDMRAVSGSVCPSSSAMPESSDGEAAAVNGHHHDLNGITVVQNGVHMNGYHRSLDLQPGDSIAKGGLNLRDRARASKTPPNLKMMANGVRLSNTGLYAPVRGRRCALLY; the protein is encoded by the exons ATGTTCGACGGCATCGGCACAAA cacgGCGAGGTCGGTCCTGAAGAAGATGGACaacatgaagaagaggaggtggctCAGCAACAACAAGGAAGGA AAGATCTACTCTAAAGCTCAGAGGAGAACGCCGGTGCCGTCACAGAGCGACA GTGGAGTCGATGACGAGGACAGCAGGCAGGAAGTGGCCACAGACGAAGACAGCAACTGCAGCACCGACCAGAACTTTGATGCCAAGCTGAGCCGAGCCTCGGTGCTGTACCAGGGACCGAGCAGCG AGTTCCTGAGAGGAACCTTTAGGATCAGCGCCTCAGGACCAAACACGACCCGCAGAGGAGCTTTCAG ACCGACTAAAGGTGTGTGGTCCAATCAGTCGGATGAAGACGACTCTGATCACGAAGAACAGAACGTCTCCGACAG CTCTCGTCGATTGGGCCTGCGTACAGACGACCGTCTGGGGACTCGCAGGGACAAGATGAACGCCGGAGCCGGCCTGGCTGACATCGATCCCATGGCCATCGACCAATCG GTCGGGTTCGATAGCATCGGCGGTCTGTCGGGTCACATCTCAGCTCTGAAGGAGATGGTCGTCTTCCCGCTTCTTTACCCGGAGGTCTTTGACAACTTCAAGATCCAGCCTCCGAG aggtTGTCTGTTTTACGGACCTCCCGGGACGGGTAAAACACTGGTTGCCCGGGCGCTGGCCAACGAGTGCAGCCACGGCAACAGGAAGGTGGCCTTCTTCATGAGGAAGGGAGCCGACTGCCTCAGCAAATGGGTGGGCGAGTCGGAGCGCCAGCTTCGGTTGCTGTTTGAAcaggtgacacaaacacacctgaaaacacacctgctgccccctgctggccgaCACTCACAGTCGAGTTTTATTTGTGTCGTTGCGTGTCGTCCTCAGGCGTATCAGATGCGTCCCTCCATCATCTTCTTCGATGAGATCGACGGTCTGGCTCCAGTCCGATCCAGCAGGCAGGATCAGATACACAG CTCCATCGTGTCGACGCTCCTCGCTCTGATGGACGGGTTGGACAGCCGAGGTGAGGTCGTGGTGATCGGAGCCACAAACCGGCTGGACTCCATCGACCCGGCGCTGCGGCGGCCCGGACGCTTCGACAGGGAGTTCCTCTTCGGGCTGCCGGACAGAGAG TCTCGTAAAGAGATTCTGAAAATCCACACCCGGCAGTGGAAACCTCCTCCGTCTGAAGATTTCCTGGATGAACTGGCTGAGAAATGTGTCG gttaCTGTGGCGCTGACATCCGGGCGGTGTGCACCGAGGCGGCGCTGTGCGCTCTGCGCCGCCGCTACCCGCAGATCTATGGCACCTCCCAGAAGCTCCTGCTGGACGTCTCCTCCATCACCGTCAGCAGCTGCGACTTTGTGGCGGCCATGAGGAAGATGTCGCCGGCCTCCCACCGCCTCGCCGCCTCGCCCGCCAAACCCTTGTCGCCCGTGGTTCACCCGCTGCTGGGAGCCGCCCTGCGCGACATCCTGGACGCCCTGCAGAGGCTGTTCCCCCACGCAGAGCAGGgcatgaagaggaagagggagccGG aTCTGACCTCTGGTGTCCTCGACGACGGCCTGATGTCTGGTGGAGATGAGATCTCCAGCATCTCAGCACCCTCCACCACCAAGAGCAGAAACTTCCTGCACTTTGCCAG GAGTGCAGTCAAACACCCGACGTCCTACCGTCCCAGGATGCTCCTGGCGGGTCGCCCTGGCGCCGGTCAGACCTCACACCTGGCTCCTGCGGTGCTGCACACTTTGGAGCGCTTCACCGTCCACAGCCTGGACTCCGCCGTGCTGTTTGGAGTCAGCTGCACCTCCCCGGAGGAAACCTGCGCCCAG GTGTTCTGTGAGGCGAAGCGTACGTCTCCCAGCATCCTCTACATCCCACACATCCAGCAGTGGTGGGAGACTGCCGGGGCCTCGCTGAgggcctccttcttcagcctGCTGAGCAGCATCCCCTCCTTCTcgcccatcctcctcctcgccaCCTGCAGCGTCTCCCATCAACATCTGGACCCGGAG ATCCAGTCTCTGTTTCGGGAGGAGTACGGAGAGGTTTACACCATCAGCGTTCCCACCCAGCTGGAGAGGACCAACTTCTTCGAGGACCTCATTCTGAACCAGGCCGTTGAGGCTCCGTCCTCCAAGAAACAACCAT tGAATCAGGCCCTGGAGATCCTCCCCGTGGCTCCCCCTCCTCCGCCTCGCCAGCTGTCGGAGCAGGAGCGCCTCTgcctggaggagcaggaggaggacgtGCTGCGAGAGCTCCGCCTGTTCCTGCGCAATGTCACAGAGCACCTGAGTCTGGACCGCCGCTTCAAGGCTTTCACCAAACCGGTCGACATCGAGGAG GTCCCGGACTACCTGCTGGTGATCAAGAAGCCCATGGACCTCTCCACGCTGCTGACCAACATTGACGAGCAGAAGTACGTCACCGTCGGAGAGTTCATGTCAGACGCCGACCTCATCTGGCAGAACGCCCTCGAGTACAACCCCGACAGCGACCCCATGG ACCGCCACATCCGTCACCGTGCGTACGCCCTGAAGGACATGATGCGCGCCATCATCAGAGACGAGCTGGACGAGGACTTCGAGAGACACTGCAGGGAGATCAAAGCGTCTCGCATCACGCGAG cttCTTCCTGCGAGACCAACTCGGAGGAGGCCGACGGCGTCTGCAGCTCGACGCTCAGCAGAAACAGTCCCGGACCTCGAC CTCGTAAGAAGAAACGTTACAAACGAAAGTCCAAGTGGAGCACCGGCATCATCAAGAAACCCAAGAGAAAGAAGTTGCcgttccctccctcctcctcctcctcctcctcctcctccttgttctcCTCGTCCTCTGTGTCCAGCCGAGGCAACTCTGGGTCAGGACCGGTGGAAAACGGAGGCATCGACATGCGAGCGGTGAGCGGCTCCGTGTGCCCGAGCTCATCCGCCATGCCGGAGAGCAGCGACGGCGAAGCAGCCGCTGTGAACGGGCATCATCACGACTTGAACGGCATCACAGTTGTACAAAATGGAGTCCACATGAACGGGTACCACCGCTCACTCGACCTCCAGCCCGGCGACAGCATCGCCAAAGGGGGGCTGAACCTAAGGGACCGAGCCCGGGCCTCAAAGACCCCGCCGAACCTGAAGATGATGGCGAACGGGGTCCGCCTGAGCAATACAGGTCTGTATGCTCCTGTACGGGGACGCCGCTGTGCTTTGCTCTACTAA
- the LOC104934237 gene encoding ATPase family AAA domain-containing protein 2-like isoform X3: MFDGIGTNTARSVLKKMDNMKKRRWLSNNKEGKIYSKAQRRTPVPSQSDSENDSGGVDDEDSRQEVATDEDSNCSTDQNFDAKLSRASVLYQGPSSEFLRGTFRISASGPNTTRRGAFRPTKGVWSNQSDEDDSDHEEQNVSDSSRRLGLRTDDRLGTRRDKMNAGAGLADIDPMAIDQSVGFDSIGGLSGHISALKEMVVFPLLYPEVFDNFKIQPPRGCLFYGPPGTGKTLVARALANECSHGNRKVAFFMRKGADCLSKWVGESERQLRLLFEQVTQTHLKTHLLPPAGRHSQSSFICVVACRPQAYQMRPSIIFFDEIDGLAPVRSSRQDQIHSSIVSTLLALMDGLDSRGEVVVIGATNRLDSIDPALRRPGRFDREFLFGLPDRESRKEILKIHTRQWKPPPSEDFLDELAEKCVGYCGADIRAVCTEAALCALRRRYPQIYGTSQKLLLDVSSITVSSCDFVAAMRKMSPASHRLAASPAKPLSPVVHPLLGAALRDILDALQRLFPHAEQGMKRKREPDLTSGVLDDGLMSGGDEISSISAPSTTKSRNFLHFARSAVKHPTSYRPRMLLAGRPGAGQTSHLAPAVLHTLERFTVHSLDSAVLFGVSCTSPEETCAQVFCEAKRTSPSILYIPHIQQWWETAGASLRASFFSLLSSIPSFSPILLLATCSVSHQHLDPEIQSLFREEYGEVYTISVPTQLERTNFFEDLILNQAVEAPSSKKQPLNQALEILPVAPPPPPRQLSEQERLCLEEQEEDVLRELRLFLRNVTEHLSLDRRFKAFTKPVDIEEVPDYLLVIKKPMDLSTLLTNIDEQKYVTVGEFMSDADLIWQNALEYNPDSDPMDRHIRHRAYALKDMMRAIIRDELDEDFERHCREIKASRITRASSCETNSEEADGVCSSTLSRNSPGPRQKSQSNETRANKAAMEQIQLFNRGRSEVLHEGASQLVVSHSKLKDLLRRAVAKTDGAEVEPLEKLYALLAQSIYRHRNIYNKTELIQEMQKEVDGFS, from the exons ATGTTCGACGGCATCGGCACAAA cacgGCGAGGTCGGTCCTGAAGAAGATGGACaacatgaagaagaggaggtggctCAGCAACAACAAGGAAGGA AAGATCTACTCTAAAGCTCAGAGGAGAACGCCGGTGCCGTCACAGAGCGACAGTGAGAACGACAGCG GTGGAGTCGATGACGAGGACAGCAGGCAGGAAGTGGCCACAGACGAAGACAGCAACTGCAGCACCGACCAGAACTTTGATGCCAAGCTGAGCCGAGCCTCGGTGCTGTACCAGGGACCGAGCAGCG AGTTCCTGAGAGGAACCTTTAGGATCAGCGCCTCAGGACCAAACACGACCCGCAGAGGAGCTTTCAG ACCGACTAAAGGTGTGTGGTCCAATCAGTCGGATGAAGACGACTCTGATCACGAAGAACAGAACGTCTCCGACAG CTCTCGTCGATTGGGCCTGCGTACAGACGACCGTCTGGGGACTCGCAGGGACAAGATGAACGCCGGAGCCGGCCTGGCTGACATCGATCCCATGGCCATCGACCAATCG GTCGGGTTCGATAGCATCGGCGGTCTGTCGGGTCACATCTCAGCTCTGAAGGAGATGGTCGTCTTCCCGCTTCTTTACCCGGAGGTCTTTGACAACTTCAAGATCCAGCCTCCGAG aggtTGTCTGTTTTACGGACCTCCCGGGACGGGTAAAACACTGGTTGCCCGGGCGCTGGCCAACGAGTGCAGCCACGGCAACAGGAAGGTGGCCTTCTTCATGAGGAAGGGAGCCGACTGCCTCAGCAAATGGGTGGGCGAGTCGGAGCGCCAGCTTCGGTTGCTGTTTGAAcaggtgacacaaacacacctgaaaacacacctgctgccccctgctggccgaCACTCACAGTCGAGTTTTATTTGTGTCGTTGCGTGTCGTCCTCAGGCGTATCAGATGCGTCCCTCCATCATCTTCTTCGATGAGATCGACGGTCTGGCTCCAGTCCGATCCAGCAGGCAGGATCAGATACACAG CTCCATCGTGTCGACGCTCCTCGCTCTGATGGACGGGTTGGACAGCCGAGGTGAGGTCGTGGTGATCGGAGCCACAAACCGGCTGGACTCCATCGACCCGGCGCTGCGGCGGCCCGGACGCTTCGACAGGGAGTTCCTCTTCGGGCTGCCGGACAGAGAG TCTCGTAAAGAGATTCTGAAAATCCACACCCGGCAGTGGAAACCTCCTCCGTCTGAAGATTTCCTGGATGAACTGGCTGAGAAATGTGTCG gttaCTGTGGCGCTGACATCCGGGCGGTGTGCACCGAGGCGGCGCTGTGCGCTCTGCGCCGCCGCTACCCGCAGATCTATGGCACCTCCCAGAAGCTCCTGCTGGACGTCTCCTCCATCACCGTCAGCAGCTGCGACTTTGTGGCGGCCATGAGGAAGATGTCGCCGGCCTCCCACCGCCTCGCCGCCTCGCCCGCCAAACCCTTGTCGCCCGTGGTTCACCCGCTGCTGGGAGCCGCCCTGCGCGACATCCTGGACGCCCTGCAGAGGCTGTTCCCCCACGCAGAGCAGGgcatgaagaggaagagggagccGG aTCTGACCTCTGGTGTCCTCGACGACGGCCTGATGTCTGGTGGAGATGAGATCTCCAGCATCTCAGCACCCTCCACCACCAAGAGCAGAAACTTCCTGCACTTTGCCAG GAGTGCAGTCAAACACCCGACGTCCTACCGTCCCAGGATGCTCCTGGCGGGTCGCCCTGGCGCCGGTCAGACCTCACACCTGGCTCCTGCGGTGCTGCACACTTTGGAGCGCTTCACCGTCCACAGCCTGGACTCCGCCGTGCTGTTTGGAGTCAGCTGCACCTCCCCGGAGGAAACCTGCGCCCAG GTGTTCTGTGAGGCGAAGCGTACGTCTCCCAGCATCCTCTACATCCCACACATCCAGCAGTGGTGGGAGACTGCCGGGGCCTCGCTGAgggcctccttcttcagcctGCTGAGCAGCATCCCCTCCTTCTcgcccatcctcctcctcgccaCCTGCAGCGTCTCCCATCAACATCTGGACCCGGAG ATCCAGTCTCTGTTTCGGGAGGAGTACGGAGAGGTTTACACCATCAGCGTTCCCACCCAGCTGGAGAGGACCAACTTCTTCGAGGACCTCATTCTGAACCAGGCCGTTGAGGCTCCGTCCTCCAAGAAACAACCAT tGAATCAGGCCCTGGAGATCCTCCCCGTGGCTCCCCCTCCTCCGCCTCGCCAGCTGTCGGAGCAGGAGCGCCTCTgcctggaggagcaggaggaggacgtGCTGCGAGAGCTCCGCCTGTTCCTGCGCAATGTCACAGAGCACCTGAGTCTGGACCGCCGCTTCAAGGCTTTCACCAAACCGGTCGACATCGAGGAG GTCCCGGACTACCTGCTGGTGATCAAGAAGCCCATGGACCTCTCCACGCTGCTGACCAACATTGACGAGCAGAAGTACGTCACCGTCGGAGAGTTCATGTCAGACGCCGACCTCATCTGGCAGAACGCCCTCGAGTACAACCCCGACAGCGACCCCATGG ACCGCCACATCCGTCACCGTGCGTACGCCCTGAAGGACATGATGCGCGCCATCATCAGAGACGAGCTGGACGAGGACTTCGAGAGACACTGCAGGGAGATCAAAGCGTCTCGCATCACGCGAG cttCTTCCTGCGAGACCAACTCGGAGGAGGCCGACGGCGTCTGCAGCTCGACGCTCAGCAGAAACAGTCCCGGACCTCGAC AGAAGAGTCAGAGCAATGAGACGAGAGCCAACAAGGCGGCCATGGAGCAGATCCAGCTGTTCAACAGAGGCAGATCTGAGGTCCTCCACGAGGGAGCGTCACAGCTGGTGGTCAGCCACAGCAAGCTGAAG GATCTCCTCAGAAGAGCTGTGGCTAAAACTGACGGCGCCGAGGTGGAGCCGCTGGAGAAGCTCTACGCTCTGCTGGCCCAGAGCATCTACAGACACCGGAACATCTACAACAAGACGGAGCTCATCCAG gaaATGCAGAAAGAAGTCGACGGCTTCTCTTGA